One window of the Enterococcus sp. 4G2_DIV0659 genome contains the following:
- a CDS encoding primase C-terminal domain-containing protein, producing QQLIAWSMKYQPAVTHKKHNFALVPGKKIRQIDEKWVNLLFENPEIIGSKGVEGRNTAIFTLALAYYSSEIEQDVCFDDMDIFNSSLDYPLSNAEVWKIVKSAYRGKYRGATKKFVRILLGEWAKRVYSDDELFTQKRNAMYKFKKDRSERKRSHVHEWKADILEYLESECYRYRPEIELTKSELQAAVQYQDKPIPKRSLDKALNELKAEGKIYVQVRSGRGGGLVVATRKALIRTVIVVNQHVKKAYKNAIRTFFKEAAMLTKMIETPGTDKKLGLFGEQTNLWDTG from the coding sequence GCAACAGTTAATTGCCTGGTCAATGAAATATCAACCAGCAGTAACCCATAAGAAACATAATTTTGCTCTTGTTCCAGGGAAAAAAATTCGACAAATCGATGAAAAATGGGTTAATTTACTGTTTGAAAACCCAGAAATCATTGGTAGTAAGGGAGTAGAAGGTAGAAATACCGCTATTTTTACGCTTGCTTTGGCGTACTATTCTTCTGAGATTGAACAGGACGTTTGTTTTGACGATATGGACATATTTAACAGTTCGTTAGATTATCCTTTAAGTAATGCCGAAGTGTGGAAAATTGTTAAAAGTGCGTACAGAGGAAAGTATCGGGGGGCAACAAAAAAATTTGTCAGAATCCTTTTAGGCGAATGGGCTAAACGAGTATATTCCGATGATGAACTTTTTACACAAAAGCGAAATGCAATGTACAAATTCAAAAAAGATCGATCAGAAAGAAAGAGATCACACGTCCATGAATGGAAAGCAGATATTTTAGAGTACCTGGAGAGTGAATGCTATCGATACCGACCAGAAATTGAATTAACTAAGAGTGAATTACAAGCAGCTGTACAATACCAGGATAAACCTATCCCAAAGAGATCACTAGACAAAGCTTTAAATGAGCTAAAAGCTGAAGGTAAGATTTATGTGCAAGTGAGATCTGGCCGAGGTGGGGGACTAGTCGTTGCAACAAGAAAAGCGCTGATCCGCACAGTAATTGTGGTGAATCAGCACGTCAAGAAGGCGTATAAAAACGCCATAAGAACCTTTTTCAAAGAAGCAGCGATGCTAACTAAGATGATCGAAACACCAGGAACAGATAAGAAATTAGGGTTATTTGGTGAGCAAACAAATCTATGGGACACTGGATAA
- a CDS encoding helix-turn-helix domain-containing protein, with protein MSYLESIKHIRELRNIQQKDMLPGVLSHSGYSKIENGKSTLKLDTLQEIIDRLNISLEELSLYAENNNLINNFIKIFNSAITDPENEMIITKLLNHPLYKVNKDIKTMSQKEVIAYAAIKNIMSGLTKNKVTPLNNYEKEYIVEYITSTNFYGQYDYLLILNTITCLTEEQSNIIIRHMFPVTDTKNRTAKTLNYAFLVLSNVITIAIYNLDYKKAIDYISLAETMIDTSTSYHSRMILEYHKNIALRFLKKDTIYIEKARQIIQITRFIGDEKTARSFETELNNLTTKADYYLETHKYPTILVNK; from the coding sequence ATGTCATACTTAGAGTCTATTAAACATATCAGAGAATTACGCAACATACAGCAAAAAGACATGCTTCCGGGCGTTTTAAGCCATTCAGGTTATTCAAAAATTGAAAACGGTAAGAGTACCTTAAAACTAGATACTCTACAAGAAATAATCGACAGACTAAACATAAGCCTAGAAGAACTAAGTTTATACGCTGAAAATAATAATCTGATAAATAATTTTATTAAAATTTTCAACAGTGCAATTACTGACCCTGAAAACGAAATGATAATAACCAAACTACTAAATCATCCACTATACAAAGTGAATAAAGATATCAAAACTATGTCTCAAAAAGAAGTAATAGCGTACGCAGCAATAAAAAACATAATGTCAGGCCTTACAAAAAATAAAGTTACTCCTTTAAATAATTACGAAAAAGAATACATTGTCGAGTACATAACTAGTACCAATTTCTACGGACAATATGACTATTTGCTCATTCTAAACACAATAACCTGTCTAACCGAAGAACAGTCAAATATCATAATAAGACACATGTTTCCCGTAACAGATACAAAAAACAGAACAGCAAAAACTTTAAACTATGCGTTCCTAGTTCTATCAAATGTCATTACCATAGCAATTTACAATCTCGACTACAAAAAGGCAATAGACTATATCTCCCTTGCTGAAACAATGATTGATACCTCAACTTCATATCATTCGAGAATGATATTAGAATACCACAAAAATATTGCCTTACGTTTTTTAAAAAAAGATACAATATACATCGAAAAAGCAAGACAAATAATACAAATCACCAGATTTATCGGAGACGAAAAAACAGCTCGATCATTCGAGACAGAACTAAACAATTTAACTACAAAAGCAGATTACTACCTAGAAACACATAAATACCCAACAATACTAGTAAATAAATAA